The genomic interval CGATTGGCGGCTCAGGACAAAAACGCTCTTGACCTTCTGGTCGGATTGAAGGTGCCGGCCGAGCTGTTGCCGGACGACTTGAGCCTCGTACGCCCCGCCAGGGAGATCTCTCCCGGATTGTCGTCCGAGGTGCTCCTTCTCCGTCCGGACATCCTGCAGGCGGAAGATCTGCTCAAGGCGGCCAACGCCAATATCGGCGCGGCCCGCGCGACCCTCTTCCCCCGCATCTCCCTGACGACCGCCTTCGGGACGGCGAGCGGCGAACTGTCGGGGCTGTTCAAATCCGGTTCGGAAGCCTGGAATTTCTCGCCGCAGATCGTCGCGCCGATCTTCGACGCCCGCGCCTGGGCGGCGCTGGATGCGATCAAGGTGGAACGGGAAATCGCCGTGGCCCGGTACGAGAAGGCCATCCAGACGGCCTTCCGGGAAGTGGCCGACGCCCTTGCCGTGCGGGGCACGGTGGAGGACCAGCTGTCGGCGCAGCGATCCCTGGTCGAAGCCGCATCGGTGACGTATCGTCTTTCCAACGCGCGTTATGTGAAGGGGATCGACAGCTTCCTGGGCGTCCTCGACGCGCAGCGCTCCCTCTATGCGGCGCAGCAGGGGCTGATCGCCGTCCGCCTGGCGAAGTTCGCCAACCAGGTGAGGCTGTACGCAGTATTGGGCGGAGGCGGCGACCGGATCACGGAATCGCCCGTGAATTCCAGGCGATAGAGGGATCACCCATCGTGGCGCCAAATGAAGACCGGCAGAACCTCTCAAAGGGCGAAGCAAGATGGCCGCTTGTTATGGTATTGACGAGACCATTCGCCGCTATCGGGAGGGCAGCGATCCGTGGGAACGGCAATTTGGGCGCCTCGGGCGTTTTCCTCTTATTGGCGACCCTGAAGTGAAGATCGTGCGACCCAAGCAGGTACCCAAGATCATCCAGCAGGTCTATTTCATCGGGGCAAAATCCACGATGATCATCATGCTCGTCGGCCTGTTCACCGGCATGGTCATGGGCCTCCAATACCACCATGCCCTGGTCAAGGTCGGCGCGGGAGGGGCGCTCGGCACCCTGGTGGTGCTCTCTCGCTGGTCAGGGAATTGGGGCCCGTTCTCACCGCCATCATGATCGCGGCCAGGGCAGGCTCGGCGATCACCGCGGAGATCGGCATCCAACGGATCTCCGAGCAGATTGACGCCCTTGACACCATGCGCATCGATCCGCTCAGGTACCTCATCAGTCCAAGAATCGCCGCTTCCATCATCAGCTTTCCCCTGCTCACCGCGTTGTTCGACCTCATCGGCATTACCGGCGGCTACATCTCCGGGGTGTTGCTCCTGGGCGCGAATGCCGGCACCTACCTCCATACCGTCCAGGCCAGCATGGAGATGAAAGATGTCACCGACGGTCTCATCAAGGCGATTGTTTTTGCGGTGATCGTCTCCACCGTTTGCTGTTACCAGGGGTATTTCGCGCACATGCGCACGGATAGCCATGGCGCCAAAGCCGTCGGTCTCGCCACCACCTCGGCCGTCGTCCTCTCCTGTGTGCTCATTCTGGTATCAGACTATGTTGTTACTTCCCTGCTGATATAGAGAGACCCATGGAACCTCCGTTGATTGAATTCAAGAACGTCACCAAGAGCTTCGGATCCCGAACCGTCCTTGATCGCGTTAACCTGCAGATCTACGAGGGACAGGTCACGACGATTATCGGCCTCAGTGGTTCAGGCAAAAGCGTGCTCCTCAAACATATCATCGGGCTGCTCAAACCCGACGAGGGGACCATTCTTTTCAAGGGCAAACCCCTCACCGCGATGAAAAAGAAAGAGAAGGCCGCCTCCCTCGCCCAGATCAGTTACATGTTTCAGGACAACGCTCTCTTCGACTCCATGACCGTCCATGAAAATATCGCGCTGCCCCTGCGGGAAACGACAAACCTGAAAAAAGCTGAAATCGACCTCAGGGTTACGGCCAGGATCGAACAGTCGGAACTCGGCGATGCGGCCGACAAGTACCCTTCGGAACTCTCCGGGGGGATGCAAAAACGGGCGGCCCTGGCGCGGGCCCTTGTAACCGATCCGAAAATCGTCCTCTTTGACGAACCCACTTCCGGCCAGGATCCTGTCCGGAAAAACGCGATCCTGAGCATGATTGCCCGTAACTACTCAGGTAGACATCACCTGATACCACCTTCATGATCAGGATCGTACCCTCCCCCCCGTGCGCAAGGCAAGCGAAAGGAAGTTGATTTTGGTGCTGGACTCGAAGGCGCCCATGGTGTACCGTGTGAACCATGACAGGCGGCATGGTGGTACAAGGACGGGAACTGAGCGCCGAGGATCTCGGACTGATTCAAGGGCTCCTGTCTGAACATCGCGACTGGGGTAGAACCCGGCTCAGCGAAGAGCTTTGCCGTCTGTGGGACTGGCGCAACGCACGTGGCCGCATCAAGGATATGGCCGCTCGCACGTTGTTGCTGAAGTTGGAACGTGGCGGCTTCCTTCAGTTGCCGGATCGTCTCCGCAAGTCGACCAACGGGTTTCGCAACCGCAACGCGCCCCTGGTGGCTCATGCGAGTGCACCCATTTGCGGCGCGTTGCGTGACCTGCGGCCTCTGGCCGTACGTATTGTTGAACCGGGTTCGGAAGACCTTCTGCTGTTCAACTGCCTGCTTGGCCGCTACCACTACTTGGGCCACCGGAACACGGTGGGCGAGAACATCCGGTATCTGATCCGCGACCGCGTGGGCCGACCGGTGGGTTGCGCGCTGTTCGGCTCGGCGGCGTGGAAGTGCGCGGCGCGCGACGCCTGGATCGGCTGGGCTCGTGGCGCCCGGGAGGCGAACTTGGGGTCGCTGACCAACAACACGCGCTTTCTGGTGTTGCCCTGGGTCACCGTGCCGCACTTGGCCAGCCACATGCTGGGGTGTCTGGCTCGACGGATTCGCGCCGATTGGCAGAGCAAGTATGGCCATCCGATTCATGCGCTGGAAACCTTCGTGGACCGCGAGCGTTTCAAGGGCACCTGCTACCAGGCGGCCAACTGGGTGCGGCTCGGCTCGACGCAGGGACGCACCCGCAACGACCGGAACCATCGCCTCCGTGCTTCGGTCAAGGACGTGTACCTCTATCCCCTGATCCGGGGCTTCCGCCGGGAGTTGTGCGCATGCTGACGCGTGAAGAGGCGCTGGCGATCTACCACGCGGGGCCGGAGACCGTGGTGCGCGTCTTGCTGGAGATGGACGCGCGCATTCATGATGCGTTGCGCGCCATCGACGGATTGGAGCAGCAGGTG from bacterium carries:
- a CDS encoding ATP-binding cassette domain-containing protein, which gives rise to MEPPLIEFKNVTKSFGSRTVLDRVNLQIYEGQVTTIIGLSGSGKSVLLKHIIGLLKPDEGTILFKGKPLTAMKKKEKAASLAQISYMFQDNALFDSMTVHENIALPLRETTNLKKAEIDLRVTARIEQSELGDAADKYPSELSGGMQKRAALARALVTDPKIVLFDEPTSGQDPVRKNAILSMIARNYSGRHHLIPPS
- a CDS encoding DUF4338 domain-containing protein, giving the protein MTGGMVVQGRELSAEDLGLIQGLLSEHRDWGRTRLSEELCRLWDWRNARGRIKDMAARTLLLKLERGGFLQLPDRLRKSTNGFRNRNAPLVAHASAPICGALRDLRPLAVRIVEPGSEDLLLFNCLLGRYHYLGHRNTVGENIRYLIRDRVGRPVGCALFGSAAWKCAARDAWIGWARGAREANLGSLTNNTRFLVLPWVTVPHLASHMLGCLARRIRADWQSKYGHPIHALETFVDRERFKGTCYQAANWVRLGSTQGRTRNDRNHRLRASVKDVYLYPLIRGFRRELCAC